A single Streptomyces sp. 2114.4 DNA region contains:
- a CDS encoding ParB N-terminal domain-containing protein: MEHTLKIHPAADIFPMLSQDELLDLAESIKAEGQHHPIVLDADGAVLDGRNRLAACKLAGVDPRFTTHTGNDPLAEVLSGNLRRRHIGKGQQAMITIMACSLSGHSLREQAKLHGLSRSRLSAANVVLKHSRRLAEQVRTGETGLDTAYRTALEDKARTAALQEKYDRLREYAPELAEQVTEGLLAIDDAISTLDERQEEGRLQHHVRDADAIRLADGDTAPSLAQLVEQGDITWRQAHQRAEEFLAQRQDAIHRARQALQLIAETWATVQDLAARLDTPYGRDILDGLTPEARSLAQSLTTLV; this comes from the coding sequence ATGGAGCACACCCTGAAGATCCACCCCGCCGCAGACATCTTTCCGATGCTGAGCCAGGACGAACTGCTCGACCTCGCCGAATCCATCAAAGCCGAAGGCCAGCACCACCCGATCGTCCTCGACGCCGACGGAGCCGTTCTCGATGGCCGCAACCGCCTCGCCGCCTGCAAGCTCGCCGGCGTCGATCCCCGCTTCACCACCCACACCGGCAACGACCCCCTGGCTGAGGTCCTCAGCGGCAATCTGCGCCGCCGGCACATAGGCAAGGGCCAGCAGGCCATGATCACCATCATGGCCTGTTCCCTTTCGGGACACTCTCTGCGCGAGCAGGCCAAGCTCCACGGACTCAGCCGCAGTCGCCTGTCCGCCGCCAACGTCGTCCTCAAACACTCCCGGCGCCTCGCCGAACAGGTCCGCACCGGTGAGACCGGCCTCGACACCGCATACCGCACTGCTCTCGAAGACAAGGCCCGGACCGCCGCCCTCCAAGAGAAGTACGACCGCCTCCGCGAGTACGCCCCCGAACTCGCCGAACAGGTCACTGAGGGCCTCCTCGCCATCGACGACGCCATCAGCACCCTCGACGAACGCCAAGAGGAGGGACGACTCCAGCACCATGTGCGCGACGCCGACGCCATCCGTCTCGCCGACGGCGACACCGCTCCGTCCCTCGCTCAGCTCGTTGAGCAAGGAGACATCACCTGGCGTCAGGCGCACCAGCGGGCCGAGGAGTTCCTCGCCCAACGACAGGACGCCATCCACCGAGCGCGACAAGCCCTCCAGTTGATCGCCGAGACGTGGGCCACCGTCCAAGATCTTGCCGCCCGACTCGACACCCCCTACGGGCGAGACATCCTCGACGGCCTCACCCCCGAAGCCCGCTCCCTCGCCCAAAGCCTGACCACCCTGGTGTGA
- a CDS encoding metallophosphoesterase, whose amino-acid sequence MRARYGVPLTLTAVGAAGLAYAAGFEVRSFRLRRVTVPVLPRGMRPLRVLQVSDIHMVSGQRKKQRWLQSLAGLRPDFVINTGDNLSDTEGVPEALDALGPLMEFPGAYVFGSNDYYGPKLRNPARYLLERAQGRHGLNGNAPAVGAVHNPWEELRDAFDAAGWVGLSNSRGRLKLEGIEIALTGLDDPHIKRDRYAEVAGGPESGADLSLAVVHAPYLRSLDAFTADGYPLILAGHTHGGQLCIPFYGALVTNCDIDTDRVKGLSTHTAGGHTSYLHVSAGCGTNRYTPVRFACPPEATLLTLTARG is encoded by the coding sequence ATGCGCGCGCGATACGGAGTACCCCTGACCCTGACCGCAGTCGGCGCGGCCGGCCTGGCCTACGCCGCGGGCTTCGAAGTCCGCTCCTTCCGCCTCCGGCGCGTCACCGTGCCCGTACTGCCCCGCGGCATGCGGCCGTTGCGCGTCCTGCAGGTCTCCGACATCCACATGGTCAGCGGACAGCGCAAGAAGCAGCGCTGGCTGCAGTCGCTCGCCGGGCTGCGCCCCGACTTCGTCATCAACACGGGCGACAACCTCTCCGACACCGAGGGCGTCCCCGAAGCGCTGGACGCGCTCGGCCCGCTGATGGAATTCCCCGGCGCCTACGTCTTCGGCTCCAACGACTACTACGGCCCCAAGCTGCGCAACCCCGCCCGCTACCTGCTCGAGCGGGCGCAGGGCCGGCACGGCCTCAACGGCAATGCACCCGCCGTGGGCGCCGTCCACAACCCGTGGGAAGAGCTGCGCGACGCCTTCGACGCGGCCGGCTGGGTCGGCCTGTCCAATTCCCGCGGCCGCCTCAAGCTGGAGGGCATCGAGATCGCCCTGACCGGCCTGGACGACCCGCACATCAAGCGTGACCGCTACGCCGAGGTCGCCGGCGGCCCGGAATCCGGTGCCGATCTCTCGCTGGCCGTCGTACACGCCCCCTACCTGCGCTCCCTGGACGCCTTCACCGCCGACGGCTATCCGCTGATCCTGGCCGGCCACACCCACGGCGGCCAGCTCTGCATCCCCTTCTACGGCGCCCTGGTCACCAACTGCGACATCGACACCGACCGCGTGAAGGGCCTGTCCACCCACACCGCCGGCGGCCACACCTCCTACCTCCACGTCTCCGCCGGCTGCGGCACCAACCGCTACACCCCGGTCCGCTTCGCCTGCCCCCCGGAGGCGACCCTGCTGACCCTTACGGCGCGGGGCTGA
- a CDS encoding helix-turn-helix transcriptional regulator — protein MADEDAAEGVLLSGEANVAVRIKVEREARGWSTNALSDRLNEAGFEMNPSAVWRIENGKRRINLNEAIGFAEVFGLDLRNLVGPPQLAAKARAMELIDDVVDAFRGTQRANAAFTEARDALDAYLVEHPDIREEADVMVSNAIAEEANKNLLKMYGPPPGEGGDAASAGEA, from the coding sequence GTGGCGGACGAAGACGCCGCAGAGGGCGTGCTGCTCAGCGGAGAGGCGAACGTCGCCGTGCGCATCAAGGTGGAGCGCGAGGCGCGTGGCTGGAGCACCAACGCCCTGTCCGACCGCCTGAACGAGGCCGGATTCGAGATGAACCCGTCCGCGGTCTGGCGGATCGAGAACGGCAAGCGCCGCATCAACCTCAACGAGGCCATCGGATTCGCCGAGGTCTTCGGCCTCGACCTGCGCAACCTCGTCGGCCCCCCGCAGCTGGCCGCAAAGGCCCGTGCAATGGAGCTCATCGACGATGTTGTGGACGCGTTCCGTGGGACGCAGCGTGCCAACGCGGCCTTCACAGAGGCGCGCGACGCCCTCGACGCCTACCTCGTCGAGCACCCCGACATCCGCGAGGAAGCCGACGTCATGGTCTCCAACGCCATCGCGGAGGAGGCCAATAAGAACCTGCTGAAGATGTATGGGCCGCCGCCAGGCGAGGGCGGCGACGCCGCCTCCGCCGGCGAGGCATAG
- a CDS encoding helix-turn-helix domain-containing protein — MRRPAIPPASAPAPHAEADLPRLYVPEEVAAFLGCSAWWVKDRARRRLIPFTRVGRAYRFTGEHLAEIIRMHEARPALPQQGAVAAAVSKPSAPQPSPSPVVSTARLRARPPRRARQSQFGTAA; from the coding sequence TTGCGCCGACCCGCAATACCCCCTGCCTCGGCACCGGCTCCGCACGCCGAGGCCGACCTGCCGCGCCTCTATGTCCCGGAGGAAGTCGCCGCCTTCCTCGGCTGCTCAGCCTGGTGGGTCAAGGACCGCGCCCGTCGACGACTCATCCCGTTCACCCGCGTCGGCCGCGCCTACCGCTTCACCGGCGAGCACCTCGCGGAGATCATCCGCATGCACGAGGCCCGCCCTGCCCTCCCGCAGCAAGGGGCGGTAGCTGCTGCTGTCTCCAAGCCCTCTGCTCCTCAGCCTTCTCCGTCGCCCGTCGTTTCCACGGCTCGCCTGCGCGCTCGGCCACCACGCCGAGCCCGCCAGAGCCAGTTCGGGACCGCCGCCTAG
- a CDS encoding integral membrane regulator encodes MSDPTRTSQSTRHATGPAGAAARTPAAAVAPTSRHPLAAAFRLLVTAAALTGLVLAALGTTDPAQLLTHFTVQANIAAALVSACSAHRAWTGRHPVSPRIAGALVPFLCLPALLHYVFPAAGTTAFTLPVTTTGVTQALSSQLLYTLTPLAALADWLLLTTPRGFRLSYAWQWPAYPLLYLAFTLAFPTAAGAPSPTVTAALTLGLAICALPLITIGIDQVRPAPRLHDNRISPTGISPLK; translated from the coding sequence ATGTCCGACCCCACCCGGACCTCGCAGTCCACGCGCCACGCCACCGGCCCGGCCGGCGCCGCCGCCCGCACCCCGGCAGCAGCCGTCGCCCCTACGAGCCGCCACCCCCTGGCAGCCGCCTTCCGTCTCCTCGTCACCGCGGCCGCCCTGACCGGACTCGTCCTGGCGGCACTCGGCACCACCGACCCGGCCCAGCTCCTCACCCACTTCACCGTCCAGGCCAACATCGCCGCGGCACTGGTCTCCGCCTGCTCCGCGCACCGCGCCTGGACCGGCCGCCACCCCGTAAGCCCTCGCATCGCCGGCGCGCTCGTCCCCTTCCTCTGCCTCCCCGCCCTCCTCCACTACGTCTTCCCGGCCGCCGGCACCACGGCCTTCACCTTGCCGGTCACCACCACCGGCGTGACCCAAGCCCTCTCCTCTCAGCTCCTCTACACCCTCACCCCCCTCGCCGCCCTCGCCGACTGGCTCCTGCTCACCACCCCCCGCGGCTTCCGCCTCTCCTACGCCTGGCAGTGGCCGGCCTACCCCCTGCTCTACCTCGCCTTCACCCTTGCCTTCCCCACCGCCGCGGGCGCGCCCTCCCCCACCGTCACCGCTGCCCTCACCCTCGGCCTGGCCATCTGCGCCCTCCCTTTGATCACCATCGGGATCGACCAGGTCAGGCCCGCTCCCCGGCTCCACGACAACCGGATTTCACCTACGGGGATCAGTCCGCTAAAGTAG
- a CDS encoding LacI family DNA-binding transcriptional regulator — protein sequence MGFGEKRGNYWRGRYKIAPGKHLTVVGEDGKPLKFATKGEAQRAASEAENKYRRGDWRDPALGQETFGEYASRWYAAQDLAASTMQNYKRHIEEHLLPEFEDKALAGILRTDVDLWEKRERAVYAASSVKTWRSTLHLIFEGAIDEGLITSNPAARRRGRGKRAGRSRDRGPEKVVTDALGILLTAERAALLSGRDDEFVATVLKGYTGKRWGEIVGLETEFVRPIAFRVEWQLYELDTGELVRCPPKDDSYRTIDSMDWLSSLVFNHIARTKPTPCPCHRRTYVFRGQGAARTSGHQGAKLADVARLAGVSTGTVSNVLNHPDRVREDTRVRVEQAIADLGFVRGGTTSEHAAHWRRNGFATWLFTPAVSGWYPKKAPQEARPVPILGEPWPGIPARGRGAAARADACWLPIAKGLTPHGLRHTHRTMMEDLGTEKVLMDERMGHIDGSVSARYAHVTPGMRRRLMAGLTEQWEAALDARLVMSPTSPVRVLNDLLRARAVQ from the coding sequence ATGGGTTTCGGCGAGAAGCGCGGGAACTACTGGCGAGGCCGGTACAAGATCGCGCCCGGCAAGCACCTCACGGTCGTCGGCGAGGACGGCAAGCCGCTCAAGTTCGCGACCAAGGGCGAGGCCCAGCGCGCCGCGAGCGAGGCCGAGAACAAGTACCGGCGCGGTGACTGGCGCGACCCGGCGCTCGGCCAGGAGACCTTCGGTGAGTACGCGAGCCGTTGGTACGCCGCCCAGGACCTGGCCGCCTCGACGATGCAGAACTACAAGCGCCACATCGAGGAGCACCTGCTCCCCGAGTTCGAGGACAAGGCGCTCGCGGGCATCCTGCGCACGGACGTCGACCTGTGGGAGAAAAGGGAGAGGGCCGTGTACGCGGCCTCCAGCGTCAAGACCTGGCGCTCGACGCTCCACCTGATCTTCGAGGGCGCGATCGACGAGGGCCTGATCACGTCCAACCCGGCGGCCAGGCGGCGCGGGCGCGGCAAGCGCGCCGGCCGCTCGCGGGATCGCGGTCCGGAGAAGGTCGTCACCGACGCGCTCGGCATCCTGCTGACCGCCGAACGGGCAGCCCTGCTGTCCGGCCGCGACGACGAGTTCGTCGCCACGGTCCTCAAGGGCTACACCGGCAAACGCTGGGGCGAAATAGTCGGCCTGGAAACGGAGTTCGTCCGGCCCATCGCCTTCAGGGTCGAGTGGCAGCTGTACGAACTGGACACCGGCGAGCTGGTGCGCTGCCCGCCCAAGGACGACAGCTACCGCACCATCGACTCGATGGACTGGCTGTCCTCCCTGGTCTTCAACCACATCGCCCGGACGAAGCCGACGCCCTGCCCCTGCCACCGCAGGACGTACGTCTTCCGAGGCCAGGGGGCCGCCCGCACCAGCGGGCATCAGGGCGCGAAGCTCGCCGACGTCGCGCGCCTCGCAGGGGTGTCCACGGGGACGGTGTCCAACGTCCTCAACCACCCCGACCGCGTACGGGAGGACACCCGCGTCCGCGTCGAGCAGGCGATCGCCGACCTCGGATTCGTACGGGGCGGTACCACGTCCGAGCACGCCGCCCACTGGCGCCGGAACGGTTTTGCGACGTGGCTGTTCACCCCGGCGGTCTCCGGCTGGTACCCGAAGAAGGCGCCCCAGGAGGCCCGCCCGGTACCGATCCTCGGCGAGCCGTGGCCCGGCATCCCCGCACGCGGTCGCGGCGCCGCTGCTCGGGCTGACGCCTGCTGGCTCCCGATCGCCAAGGGCCTCACACCCCACGGCCTGCGTCACACCCACCGCACGATGATGGAGGACCTCGGCACCGAGAAGGTCCTCATGGACGAACGCATGGGCCACATCGACGGTTCGGTCTCCGCGCGCTACGCCCACGTCACGCCCGGCATGCGCCGACGCCTCATGGCCGGTCTGACCGAGCAGTGGGAAGCAGCACTCGACGCCCGGCTCGTGATGAGTCCCACGTCGCCGGTGCGCGTGCTCAATGATCTCCTGCGCGCACGCGCGGTCCAGTAG